Proteins encoded by one window of Castor canadensis chromosome 2, mCasCan1.hap1v2, whole genome shotgun sequence:
- the Thyn1 gene encoding thymocyte nuclear protein 1, with protein sequence MPRPRKRLAGAAGPDKKGPSGKHSKTENSDEASAEVVNSRSQKTSASKNCGKNLSNYWLMKSEPESRLEKGVDVKFSIEDLKAQPKQTACWDGVRNYQARNFLRAMKLEEEAFFYHSNCKEPGIVGLMKIVKEAYPDHTQFEKENPHYDPSSKEDNPKWSMVDVQFVRMMKRFISLAELKTYYQAHKATGGPLKNMALFTRQRLSVQPLTQEEFDFILSLEEKELS encoded by the exons ATAAAAAGGGGCCATCAGGAAAACATTCCAAAACTGAGAACTCTGATGAGGCATCGGCTGAAGTGGTGAACTCCAGGTCTCAGAAGACTTCAGCCTCCAAAAACTGTGGGAAGAATTTAAGCAACTACTGGCTGATGAAGTCAGAGCCAGAGAGCCGACTAGAGAAAGGTGTAGATGTGAAG TTCAGCATTGAGGATCTCAAAGCACAGCCCAAGCAGACAGCATGCTGGGATGGGGTTCGCAACTACCAG GCTCGGAACTTCCTTAGAGCTATGAAGTTGGAGGAAGAAGCCTTCTTCTACCATAGCAACTGCAAAGAGCCAGGCATCGTGGGACTTATGAAG ATTGTAAAGGAGGCTTACCCAGACCATACACAGTTTGAGAAAGAAAATCCCCATTATGACCCATCCAGCAAAGAAGACAACCCCAAATGGTCCATG GTGGATGTACAGTTTGTTCGGATGATGAAGCGTTTCATCTCCCTCGCTGAACTCAAAACCTACTACCAGGCTCACAAAGCTACTGGTGGTCCCTTAAAAAACATGGCTCTTTTCACTCGCCAGAGACTGTCAGTTCAGCCCTTGACCCAAG AAGAGTTTGACTTTATTTTGAGCCTGGAGGAAAAGGAACTAAGTTAA